The sequence ATTttactgtaattttaaaaaatatgacgccaggtggtggtggcacatgcctttaattccagtactcagtaggcagaggcaggcggatctctgtgagttcgaggccagcctggtcttcagagcaagttctaggatggccagggctacacagagaaaccctgtcttgaaaatcctcccctcccctgggAAAGAAGAATTAAAATTACATGCTGGGCCTGGGGGACACAGTGCTTGCTCTAGAGGCAGAGTGTTTGCTACGACGCATGTGCCAGACCCCAGTGTTGATGACGACGGAGAACTCATGTGCTGAAATTCCAGGTGAGGGCAACAAAGGTGACTTCTGCCTGGGACCACTGTGGGTTCCAGAACAGGCCTACCCTTCGCCTGCAagtcctgcttcctccctctccccatcctggGGCGCTGCAGCTCAGAGCTGACCCCCGTTCAGTTTCAGAAGCCTGGCGCCACCTCTCGAAGAGCCCCAGGTTTCTGACACCCATGCTCTCCTCTCCCACTCAGGGGTCTAGTGGGGACGAGCGGGCAATGGCCAAGGACCTGGTCGAGCTTCTCTGTGACGGCAACGCAGACGCTGTGGCTGAGGGCCAGGAGCCGCCTGAGTTCTGGGACCTTCTGGGAGGAAAAACATCCTATGCTAATGACAAGAGGTGCGTGAACACATCAGCCCTATATCCGGGGCTCCTCTAGCCTCTAGGCTCGTGGCCTGTACAAACCCTAAGATCCTTCACAGTTTTAAACATGACTTCTGGGCTGGGGACACAGCAAAGTCCTTGGGGtgcaagcatgtggacctgagttccatccctcaGAATGTACCTTACAAACTGAACAGACCAGCAACACAGGGCTGAGATCCtgctgctggggaggtggaggcaagaggatctttccgacttgctggccagctagtctagctgaactGACACACTCCAGGCTCTGTGGGAGCTATGGAGGAAAACACCCAGAGCCCTCTGTCCTCATACATGGACATACTGGCACATGGGCACCCACACAACATGATGCCTATGCCCTCTGTGCTCATATGTTcatacatgcacgtgcacacacacaggcacccacacaaCATGATGCCTATGCCCTCTGTGCTCATATGTTCatacatgcacgcgcacacacacacaggcacccacacaaCATGATGCCTATGCTCTCTGTGCTCATATGCTcatacatgcacgtgcacacacacaggcacccacacaaCATGATGCCTATGCCCTCTGTGCTCATATGCTcatacatgcacgtgcacacacacgggCACCCACACAACATGATGCCTATGCCCTCTGTGCTCATATGCTcatacatgcacgtgcacacacacgggCACCCACACAACATGATGCCTATGCCCTCTGTGCTCATATGCTcatacatgcacgtgcacacacacaggcacccacacaaCATGATGTGCTCATGAAATGCCATAGCATGCACGTNNNNNNNNNNNNNNNNNNNNNNNNNCCAGAGTTCCCCTGGGTTCACTCTCTCGCACCACAAGTAAGTAGTCAGTAAGAATGGTAGTTAAGAGCATGAAGCAAAGAACACTCCATTCAATTCTCCATCTTTCCaaaatcaaatatttataattcatccataacataaaaatctattcactagccgggcggtggcggcgcacgcctttaaccccagcactcaggaggcagagccaggtggatctctgtgagttcgtggccagcctggtctataaagcgagatctaggaaaggcacaaagctacacagagaaaccctgtcttgaaaaaaaaaaaaaaaaatccattcactGCCTTCAGGGCAAGGAACCAGGACTGAGCGGTAAGCTCTGCCAGCTTCTCCCACTGGCCCGGATGGGACTCCATGGCCAATGAACAATTTAGGTCTGTTAGTCTTCCCAAACATCCAGAGCCTGGCTAAGCCACGTGTTTACTGTTTGTGGCTCTAGGGCTCAAAGCCAGGCAGGAGGACCCCTTGCGTGGTAAGCAAGCTCAGAGCTACCCAGCTCCTCCACCAGCCCCAGGGCTCCCTCCTGCCCACTCGCTTCACCTGTTGGCACTCATGAAATGCCCCGCCTGCCTGCTCACTACAAGTTGTGTTTTCTCTTAGAATTACCTCTCGGAACAGGACTTTGCAGCCGTGTTCGGCATTACAAGAGGGCAGTTTACTGCTCTGCCTGGCTGGAAACAGCTCCagctgaagaaagaaagggggctTTTCTAAAGCAAGGATGCTGCTGTCCCACCACAGGAGAGAGCTAGCACATGGTGCCAACATCAGCAGAGACGTCACACACCCACCGAGCCCGACATCCGGCTGCCTTAGATACACCCACCTGAAATCCACAGCACGCCCTTTTCCTCCTCATTCAGCCTTGCATTCCTTGGTTGTTGTACACGAAATGTTGACTGCTCACTTTTTGGCTTTTGTGGCCTTTACAGAAAGCATGAATGTAGACAGGTTGAGAGAGAACCAGAAGCTGAGCTTAAACTGTGTCATGCATCAGGACCCACATTTGCTTTTAAACTATACCCTGTTACCCCCAAAGCACTGGAATTACTTGCACACTCACTGAAAGGCTGTACTCCAAATACCCAGGTCTACCACTTGCCAGAGCATGTTCAACTTTTCAAATAAAGAGGCCATGTGAGCACATCGACGTCCTTTCTAGTCCTCCAGGGTCCTTCTTATGGTGACTTCAGTTACTGTGGGAACAGCACTTCAGTGCTGAGATAGTACAGAGGCATGCTGAAGCTGGGCCTGGTCCACAAACCTGTAATCGCAGCTACCAGCTCAGCCAGGACAGGCGCATAGTGAAGTCatggcctgcctgggctacaggctGAATTCCAGGCCAAGCTGAGCGACTCacaaagactctgtctcagaatgttctttttctttttttttttaaataatttatttatttattatgtacacagaagagggcgccagatctctcattacagatggttgtgagccaccatgtgggtgctgggaattgaactcaggacctctggaagagcagtcagtgctcttaacctctgagccatctctccagtccccagaatGTTCTTAAAGTGCACAGTGTAGGgcgggaaagatggctcaggggttgagagcacttattgctcctgcagaggacccaggtccagttcccagcctccacatgatggttcacaaatatctgtaactccagttccaggggacccaatcaATGTCTTCTTTTAACCTCAAGCAGGcatcaggcatgtacatggtacatatgaatacatgcaggcaaaacattcgtacacataaaataaaaatagatctttaaagaatgaaaagcacgctgggcagtggtggcacacgcctgtaatcccagcactcgggaggcagaggcaggtggatctctgtgagttcgaggccagcctgggctaccgagtgagttccaggaaaggcgcaaagctacacagagaaaccctgtcttgaaaaacaaacaaacaaaaacctgcctCAGCTATACAGGAACCCCAGCCCCAGCAGCCACACCCACTTGAGGGGCACATGCTAGTGTGTGGACCACTTCAGAGGGCCTGCTGTGGTCATCAGCCAGTGAACCCACGTCTTCCGGACAACTCCAGCACACAGCAACATAGTAAGTCCTGATTACAGGAGCAATACCGCAGGACACATTCCAGGGGAGATGTCCAAGACACCACAGAATGAAGGCAGAATCAGAGATCTTTTCATCATAGGAACAAGACAGAGCGTGTAAGAAACCTAGGGAACCCCGTAACAGATTGACCATGGGGACTGAGGAGACAGCCTACTGGGTCAAAGTGCTTACGACACAAGCCTGGCGTGTGCGcactcacacacttacacacagttttttaaaacttcaaaagtAGTTAAATCCAGTATTATTCGAATGAGAAACTTCTACTTTATTACACAACTACTTAGCAACTTTACCTGCGAGTCTATAATTTCAttataaactaaaaagaaaaaacaaattcgAGGGTTGAAGAGGTTTAGAAAACAACTTTTTATAAGGAAACccagatgtaaaaataaatattccaccCAGGCCAAAACCCTATTCGGCCTCCGCTGCCTCTTCGGCCTCCCCAGCCTCTTCGGCCTCCCCACATTCAAAGCGAACGAAATCCACTACGGACACGCCCTGGGGCTGCACGTACTGCCCCAGTGTGATGGAAGGGTCCAGCAGGTACGGCTGGGACAGCATTCTGGTCTCGGTCTCTCCTCTAGGCTCATCATCCAGGGAGCCGACAGAGAGCGGGGCCATGCCCACCACATGCTGCCCCAAGCGGCGGCCCACGTCCTGCAGGTTTTTGTGCTGCTCACAGGTCTCGCAGACGACCAGGGCCCCGtacttccccagcaccaggttGTTGAGCGAGGGGCTCTGCAGTGCCCCGTGCACGTAGGAGCCAACATAGAACCCAGACGGCACCTTCACCCAGGCAGCTCGCTTAAGAATCATGTTTTCTCCCAGTTTCCCTataaaagagcaaaaaacaagaaacaacgaCCACTGGGTTGCGATGGCCACGGTGGCAGAAGCGAGGCCCAGCGTGCACGGTGACCTTTCTGTATGTGCGGTAGATCCACAATGAGACACAGACCCCAGCCTCAGCTCGTACttagggaggaaggggaagagcagAGCACTCTAGTTAAGGCGAGGCTGGCTGCCACGGACTCACCTCCCAGTTTTGCCTCTTCCCGGCTCTGTGACCTGGGGTATTTATCACCTATACGGTGGAAATGACACTACCTACCTTTCAGGGTTACTTCACAAAATAAAGAAGGTGACATATGCAAGAAGCATGTCTGGTGTCTCATGTACGGCGGGCACACAGAACCTGGCTGTTCTCCTCAGACTAAACTCAGCCTGAGAGAACTCAAGTGATACACCCACCCACCTCTATGTGGCAGAGTTGGAATTACAACTCAAAGCAGACCCCAAAGCAGTTAAGTCACTCTCTCGAGAACACAaccacagcagacacacacaaCTCCCATCACCAACAGTATCTGGGAAAGGTCTCTAACAAAAGCCCCAGGAACTCGAAACCCCAGTCACCTGACAGTTTCAACTTCTGCTCACTACCAAAAGTACAACGATAACATTCCCATAACCTCACGAGAACCAAAAGCAGAtctctttttcccccttctcccccagGATCCCCTCCCAAGAGAAGCTGAGATAAAGAACAGGAAGGGACGGGGGGGCTGAACAGCAGGGTCTGAGAAGATGCAGGGTTAGCCACACTTACAGTCAGAGGTCATGAAGAAGATCAAGAAATCGAGTAAATATGAAAACAGCTCAGAACTCCACCCAACAGTTAGTTACCAGCAGCTGACAAGGCCAAAACTCCCATTTCTACCAGGATTTCTTACCACAGCTGTTGACATGGCTGCTCACCCATGCATGACTCACGAGACAGAACTATGCCTTCACTAGACAATGCAGCAGACAAGAAAATTCCCAGCAATTACAACCCAGcttgcttccctccctccatctggACACATGGAAAGAGAGCAAGATCCTCCCTGAGACCACCACAGTGACCGGGGCGTGGTTCCCCCACGGTGGCTTCTACAGATGTGTACCTCAAAAACTCACCATCTAATTCCTAACACAGATGATCTTAAActtctttagaaaaaaagatttacttttttatatATGTAGGGTGTTTTGACTTCGcttatgtctgtgaaccacatgcatgcagtggccTTGGAAGCCAGAACCCCTCGGGACTGGAGGAATTAGAGATGGTTGCTAGCCACCATTGGCTGGGAATTGTTTGTCCCCTGGacgaacagccagggctcttaactgctgagccaccttccaGTCCCTTGAGTGAACTTCTCCTtacaacacacacagaagtggtcagctggagctgaggacctgTCGTCTCTGCCTTTGTTCAGTCAGCACAGTGATAAAATCATTTTAACCAGTTGTAAACCACTAAGAACCATGAGAGTTAGTTTATAAACCTAAATTTCTTTATGTAATCCAGGATTCTGACCAGAACTCCAGTTCCTTTAATATACTAACAACTTAGAGCTTGGGGATGGTGCCTCCTTTGGCTCTTCAGGGTGCCCACAGAGACACATGAgcttgcaattctttttttttttccattattactgagagtttcatacatgtgAATGGCATGTTTCCATCATATTCACTCCAACGCCTGAACTGAGGTCACAATTACTGAATGACACCAAAGATACCAAGAAAACCAGATCTTAACGTCCACCTTCCAGAACCCGCCGACACTCACCAATTGCTAAGGCCAAGTGATCCTTGAGAGAACCTTCTCGGTTGGGCCCAGCTGCAAGTTGAGAGAGCTCGGAGGAGTTCAGGAAGCCCTAGGTGCAGGAGACAAGAGTGAGCTGGCTCTGCACCCCCGAAATCAGAAAACAGGCAAAAAGATGACCATCTACAAATGGACGAGGCTCCCACGAAGCCAAGGATGAGTGAGCTGGCTCTGCACCCCCGAAATCAGAGGTTAAGATGACCATCTACAAATAGACGAGGCTCCCAGGAAGCCAAGGATGTTAAAAATGGACAGCGTCGTCACACTTGAAGTCTTACTTTCTACTTACTGCACCATCCCAACTCCACTGACTCTCACCCTCAGGCTACCTTCTTAGGATTTCCTGGAAACCGGGACCGGGATTTTACACAATCAGAAAGTATCGACACTAGCGGGTTTGGGTGTGGTTGCCAGGAACTCATGATGACGCCCAAGCCGGCGGGGACAGAGCAGTGTCCAGCTGAGCGCTCAGCCTCGGACTCTGTGGCTCTCGTGCTGAGGACTCGAGgacacattttctgttttattactgTTCTGGGGCGACAGAGCCGCATTCTGTAGTCTTGAAAAGcttggaactcacattgtagcccaggctgaccctaaCTCCTGGAaatcttcccacctctgcctcccaagtgctgggatttcaggtacgTATCACCTCGACCAGCTTGATGAgtatgagttttttgttttgttttttttaaagcacatttaCATGAGATTATTCATCGAGCAATTATTTCTAATTATTGAATTTTGGCAATAGCCGAAATGCCCAAACACCCGAGATGGGCTGAATAATCCATGGCACATCTACACAACAGAATACTATGCAGCtaggaaaaagagacaaagacatagtgaatatggtggcacatgccttaatcccagcacttgggaggaggaggcaggaggagaagctCGTGGCTAGCCGGGGCTACACAGGGTAGCTAATGCTGGCCAAGCCTGCTCGAGACAACGCCTCAAAGGACAATCTTTATGAACTGCTGTGAACTGTTTCCATGACACataacaaatgaaaaaccaaGTCTACATGTTACCATCTGTGCCAGAAATCAGTGTACATTTACACTTACTTTTACaacaaaaaatacttaaaagtaaaaacatgatCCAACGATCCTGCCTATCTACAGAAGTAGATAAGAATAGgagatggggggctggagagatggctcagtggttaagagcactgtctgttcttccagaagtcctgagttcaattcccagcacccacatggtggctcacaaccatctgtaatgagatctggcgccctcttctggactgcagtcatacatgctgtatacataataaataaatcttaaaaaaaaaaaaaaaaaatagggagtgggggagtggggctggagagatgggttaagagtactggctgctccactcaggaagcagaggcaggcagatctctgtgagttcaaggccagcctaggctacagagtgagttccaagaaaggcacaaagctacacagagaaaccctgtctcgaaaaaaaaaaaacaacaaaaaaaagagtactggctgctcttcccgaggaccctggttcaattcccagcactcacatggtactaactccagttccaggagacccagtgcCTTT comes from Onychomys torridus chromosome 20, mOncTor1.1, whole genome shotgun sequence and encodes:
- the Tsfm gene encoding elongation factor Ts, mitochondrial, encoding MSLLRSLRFFPAVCTGRSARPVLLQLSQPWPTRHAGPRLSSSASSKELLMKLRRKTGYSFVNCKKALETCDGDLKQAEAWLHKQAQKEGWSKAAKLHGRKTKEGLIGLLQEGNAAVLVEVNCETDFVSRNLKFQQLVQQVALGTMSHCQSLKDQQSTYTKGFLNSSELSQLAAGPNREGSLKDHLALAIGKLGENMILKRAAWVKVPSGFYVGSYVHGALQSPSLNNLVLGKYGALVVCETCEQHKNLQDVGRRLGQHVVGMAPLSVGSLDDEPRGETETRMLSQPYLLDPSITLGQYVQPQGVSVVDFVRFECGEAEEAGEAEEAAEAE